From Woronichinia naegeliana WA131, the proteins below share one genomic window:
- a CDS encoding caspase domain-containing protein, with the protein MFIPRLKIVGKLVIATTILSFGFSISVERSNFLPFQSINQAIAQNSLNTQQQKRIALVIGNANYQVGKLDTPLNDATDMTAALKELGFEVILLKDSSKREMNDSLDQFSTRINQGYVGLFYYAGHGMQVEGENYLIPVNAQIKAEKDVEYESIPLGKILGRMESAGNQINIVILDACRDNPFRKFSRSSSRGLTTPVQPASGTLIAFATAPGKVASDGMGRNGLFTSYLLKYIKTPNLDVDLMLRQVRSNVAKDTKNYQVPWNSSSLTGEFAFNQKAEITFPTLIIPPIPKPEKNPDTQKPIRPLVIESTPTLEQPKVCPGNEKNC; encoded by the coding sequence ATGTTCATTCCCCGTCTTAAAATTGTTGGTAAATTGGTAATCGCCACTACGATCCTCTCCTTTGGTTTCTCAATTTCTGTTGAGAGATCTAATTTTTTACCGTTTCAAAGTATCAATCAAGCTATTGCCCAAAATTCGCTTAATACTCAACAGCAGAAAAGAATCGCGTTAGTTATTGGCAATGCAAATTATCAAGTTGGTAAACTCGATACCCCGCTTAATGATGCAACGGATATGACTGCCGCATTGAAGGAATTAGGTTTTGAGGTGATTTTGCTTAAGGATTCTTCTAAACGAGAGATGAATGATTCTCTTGATCAATTTTCAACTCGAATTAATCAAGGTTACGTCGGTTTATTTTATTATGCGGGTCATGGAATGCAGGTAGAAGGAGAAAATTATCTCATTCCTGTTAATGCTCAGATCAAAGCCGAAAAAGATGTTGAATATGAGTCAATCCCTTTGGGGAAAATACTAGGCAGAATGGAAAGTGCAGGTAATCAGATTAATATTGTGATTTTAGATGCTTGTCGTGATAATCCTTTCCGCAAATTTTCGCGGTCATCTAGCAGGGGATTAACAACACCAGTACAGCCCGCATCAGGAACGTTAATCGCTTTTGCAACTGCACCAGGAAAAGTAGCCAGTGATGGTATGGGACGTAATGGGTTGTTTACTTCTTATTTATTGAAATATATTAAAACTCCAAATCTAGATGTGGATTTAATGCTGCGACAAGTGCGATCTAATGTTGCTAAAGATACCAAGAATTATCAAGTGCCTTGGAACTCATCTTCTTTAACAGGAGAATTTGCTTTTAATCAAAAGGCTGAAATAACCTTTCCCACTCTGATTATTCCACCTATTCCTAAGCCTGAAAAAAATCCAGACACTCAAAAACCGATTCGTCCCCTTGTTATAGAATCAACACCCACATTGGAACAACCAAAAGTATGTCCTGGTAATGAAAAAAATTGCTAA
- a CDS encoding DUF433 domain-containing protein, whose product MQLENYFEFLAEDDIRLKGHRIGIEDILKYHLNGYSPEEILSELPSLNLEKIYATLTYYHQNQTAINAYLFNVNQRREQNYQNWQKESSPLIQRLKQAKSQKLEKNLTLLNQDRQKQQAQEKLTALLQEGLDSPSEAVTADYWHTLYLLSIPGMRQSIQEGLNTPIENCDEEIEW is encoded by the coding sequence ATGCAACTAGAAAACTACTTTGAATTTTTAGCCGAAGACGACATTCGACTCAAAGGCCATCGTATCGGTATCGAAGACATTTTAAAATATCACTTAAATGGTTACTCCCCTGAAGAAATTTTATCCGAACTTCCTAGTCTAAACCTAGAAAAAATTTACGCAACCCTAACCTATTATCATCAAAATCAAACCGCAATCAACGCCTATCTTTTCAACGTTAATCAAAGAAGAGAGCAGAACTATCAAAATTGGCAAAAGGAATCATCACCGCTTATTCAACGATTGAAGCAAGCCAAATCCCAGAAATTAGAAAAGAATTTAACTTTACTGAATCAAGATCGCCAAAAACAACAAGCTCAAGAAAAATTAACTGCTCTATTACAAGAAGGTTTAGACTCTCCAAGCGAGGCCGTCACCGCCGACTATTGGCATACCTTATATTTACTCTCTATTCCAGGAATGCGACAATCTATTCAGGAAGGTTTAAACACACCTATTGAAAACTGTGACGAGGAAATAGAATGGTAA
- a CDS encoding IS4 family transposase: MTTAAVEEYKIMLSVGDTTFLDYRNIKEKREGYGPTGKGGNGLILHSALAIEPEKGQVLGLLWQKLWNREVKEKPPTDETAKQKKERQKEQRKAARQRPFEEKESYKWVEALNTCEKQVESSTRVIHVFDREGDVSEVFDSVRQLKHTGVLVRASHNRSLDKNSERLWQHLESEPIRFHQEIEIPSTGKRKARKVKLAVRFCPVNLRTPYRFDNRDPLNVYAVYATEIDCPEGETPLSWMLLTTEVVETIEMAVTILRWYTYRWRVEEFHKVLKSGCQSERYRLASDGMKTLLGFLSVIAVELLHVTYLHRTQPDALAIEILNPLQLQVLKAAASQKLPPILTVAWAVESVAFLGGYLEHRRKTPLGIQVLWRGWLKLHDLCQGWQLAIRT, encoded by the coding sequence GGCCGACTGGAAAAGGAGGGAATGGATTAATACTGCATAGTGCTTTAGCAATTGAGCCAGAAAAAGGACAAGTATTAGGTTTATTATGGCAAAAACTGTGGAATAGGGAGGTAAAAGAAAAGCCCCCAACAGATGAAACGGCGAAGCAGAAAAAAGAAAGACAGAAAGAACAAAGAAAAGCAGCTCGTCAAAGACCATTTGAGGAAAAAGAATCCTACAAATGGGTAGAGGCTCTAAACACCTGTGAGAAACAGGTAGAAAGTTCAACGAGGGTAATTCATGTATTTGACAGAGAAGGAGATGTTTCAGAAGTCTTTGACTCAGTGCGTCAACTCAAGCATACAGGAGTGCTGGTCAGAGCGTCTCATAATCGTAGTTTAGACAAAAATAGTGAACGACTTTGGCAACATTTGGAATCAGAACCGATTCGTTTTCATCAAGAAATCGAGATTCCGAGTACAGGAAAAAGAAAAGCACGGAAGGTTAAGCTTGCCGTCCGATTTTGCCCAGTTAATCTACGAACTCCCTATCGTTTTGATAATCGTGACCCGTTGAATGTCTATGCTGTTTATGCGACAGAAATCGATTGTCCCGAAGGCGAAACTCCTTTATCTTGGATGCTTCTGACTACAGAAGTTGTTGAGACTATTGAGATGGCTGTCACTATTCTTCGTTGGTACACCTACCGATGGCGGGTTGAAGAATTTCATAAAGTCCTTAAGTCTGGTTGTCAGAGTGAGCGTTATCGACTTGCCTCTGATGGAATGAAAACTCTTTTGGGTTTTTTAAGTGTCATTGCTGTTGAACTTTTACACGTTACTTATCTTCATCGTACCCAGCCCGATGCTCTCGCGATTGAAATTCTTAATCCTCTTCAACTTCAGGTGTTAAAAGCAGCCGCCTCTCAAAAACTTCCCCCTATTTTGACTGTTGCTTGGGCTGTCGAGTCTGTTGCTTTTCTTGGTGGTTATCTTGAACATCGTCGTAAAACTCCTCTCGGTATCCAAGTCCTTTGGCGCGGTTGGTTGAAGTTGCATGACCTTTGCCAAGGCTGGCAGCTTGCAATCCGCACTTAA